Below is a genomic region from Gemmatimonadota bacterium.
CCTCCGTGACCACGCCGCTTGGTCCGGTGCCGGTCGCGATCCCCGGTCGGGAGAACGCGACTGACCTCACGCAGATCGCCTTTGCGCTCGTTACGCTCAACCAAAACCGGAGCGGCTCGGTCTGGGGCGGCCTCTCGTTCGTCGAGTCGGCAACCTTCAGCACCGAGTTCGTGAACTACACTCCCGTCCCGATCAGCGACCTCACCAATCGCACCGGCCGCGACGTCACCTGTGGCACGGCGGCTGGCGCCGCGGGGACGCTCTGCGTCGCGGCGCGCGGTCTGGTGACCGCCAAGTATCCTGGCGCGGGGCCGTTGCCGGCGGTCTTCGGGATTCCTGCGCAATAGCCTTCCGGAGAGACTGCCCCGATGCTCACCCGCCTACTCGACCACCTGATCTGGGCCGACCTCCGCACCGCGGACGCGCTGGCGACGCTCCCCATGCCCGACGCCGAGCTGCTGCGGCTCTACGCCCACGTCCTCGGCGCCGAAGCGGTGTGGTTGGCCAGGATTGCCGGCCGGAGCGGTGATGTGCTGGTGTGGCCGACGCTCTCGCTCGAGGAATGTCGCCAACTCGCAGCCGCCAACCACGCCGAGTTCGTGATGATGCAGGGTGCCCTCGACGATGGTGATGGCGAGCGGGTGGTCAGCTACGCCAATACCCGCGGCGAACGATTCGACAACACTGTCGCCGAGATCCTCCACCACGTCTGTCTGCACGGGATGTATCATCGCGGCCAGGTGATGCTCGGCATTCGCCAGGAAGAGGGGACGCCAATCTCGACCGATTTCATCGTCTTCGCCCGCGGCGCATAACCCACCCGCAGGACCGGCGGCCGGGCAGGGAACTCCCCCGCCTCGGCCGTTTTATTCATTGGCGCATGATCACCCTCCTCCTGGCGATGAGCGCCCTCGCGCCCGCCGACACGGTCAAGACCGTCAAGCTCACCGTCGATGCCGGCTTCGTGAACACCACCGGCAACACCGAGATCACCTCCGTCAACCTCGGCAACAAGCTCGAGGCCACCCAGCGCGGCTGGAAGTTCACCCAGACCGGCGGCGTGGTGTACGGCAAGAATGACGGCGAGGTGAACACTTCGCTGTGGATCGCCTCCCTGCGTGGCGCGCGCGACCTCTCGTCAAAGGTCTCGCTCTTCGTGGTCACCGAGTTCGACCGCAACACCTTCGCCGGCATCTCGTCGCGCTATGCGCCGCAGCTCGGCGTGGCCGCGAAGCTCGTTGACGCGGAGAAGGACAAGCTCCGCGCCGAGATCGGCGGCGGCTACACATGGCAGAATGCCGTGGCGGTCGGCAAGAGCGTGGAATTCGCGGCC
It encodes:
- a CDS encoding DUF481 domain-containing protein — translated: MITLLLAMSALAPADTVKTVKLTVDAGFVNTTGNTEITSVNLGNKLEATQRGWKFTQTGGVVYGKNDGEVNTSLWIASLRGARDLSSKVSLFVVTEFDRNTFAGISSRYAPQLGVAAKLVDAEKDKLRAEIGGGYTWQNAVAVGKSVEFAAGRGALLYARQLGPKASFGQTLEFLPNFKTSDDLRINSETALAAPLASGVAMKASYVIRYDGLPETGFRKTDRILTTGLQLAF
- a CDS encoding DinB family protein — protein: MLTRLLDHLIWADLRTADALATLPMPDAELLRLYAHVLGAEAVWLARIAGRSGDVLVWPTLSLEECRQLAAANHAEFVMMQGALDDGDGERVVSYANTRGERFDNTVAEILHHVCLHGMYHRGQVMLGIRQEEGTPISTDFIVFARGA